The following coding sequences lie in one Paroedura picta isolate Pp20150507F chromosome 10, Ppicta_v3.0, whole genome shotgun sequence genomic window:
- the CFAP96 gene encoding cilia-and flagella-associated protein 96 translates to MPSEGKTDMERIGLFSEMEYVTIGDKYVSRFDRPFNEAASKNRQMLPGGSKEKSALQAGYFDPAYGRIFEGESYSNPVQLRRRYRMAESKKNLSKPFLPSNGEKMPCGIGTYYGTIGGPCTFFSSLRKDKLIYVPPGKNLYTNPGKKGTGYGYPNITIGKQYSHSVELYDIGRITYKKMSEEHHRLLKGGPFKLNLYPREYFDINPYHDEGPMAAPKKEPPQVQIRIAFKPSSPGKKPGGMKAGTFDPFPAYSSDPYVVKVPKPLTTNKQGRIFNSSSMTRSRPVRSIMAANVEKSLNVTNYKDPHLTTY, encoded by the exons ATGCCTTCAGAAGGGAAAACAGATATGGAGAGGATTGGCCTCTTTAGTGAAATGGAATATGTTACAATTGGGGATAAGTATGTCTCACGCTTTGACC GCCCTTTTAACGAAGCTGCAAGCAAGAACAGGCAGATGCTGCCAGGGGGTAGCAAAGAGAAGTCCGCTCTCCAGGCGGGTTACTTTGACCCAGCGTACGGAAGAATTTTTGAAGGCGAAAGTTACTCAAACCCCGTTCAGCTACGGAGAAGATATCGAATGGCAGAATCCAAGAAAAACTTGAGCAAACCTTTCCTGCCCAGTAATGGAGAGAAAATGCC TTGTGGTATAGGAACCTATTATGGAACCATCGGTGGTCCATGCACCTTCTTTAGTTCACTAAGGAAAGACAAACTCATTTATGTGCCACCTGGGAAGAATCTGTACACCAATCCAGGAAAGAAAGGAACTGGCTATGG GTATCCAAATATTACAATAGGTAAACAGTACTCTCATTCAGTTGAACTATATGACATAGGAAGAATAACTTATAAG AAAATGTCTGAAGAACACCATCGGCTGTTGAAAGGTGGGCCTTTCAAACTGAACCTTTATCCCCGGGAGTATTTTGACATAAATCCTTACCATGATGAAGGACCGATGGCAGCACCAAAGAAAGAACCCCCACAAGTACAAATTCGAATTGCCTTTAAGCCAAGTTCTCCAGGAAAGAAG CCAGGTGGCATGAAAGCAGGCACATTTGACCCTTTTCCGGCGTATTCCTCAGACCCATATGTAGTGAAGGTGCCTAAACCTCTCACGACCAACAAACAAGGACGCATATTTAATTCTTCTTCTATGACAAGGAGCAGACCAGTAAGAAGTATCATGGCGGCCAATGTTGAAAA ATCATTAAATGTTACAAATTATAAGGATCCACACCTGACAACATATTAG